In Pectobacterium aroidearum, the following are encoded in one genomic region:
- the ubiF gene encoding 3-demethoxyubiquinol 3-hydroxylase — MHYDAIVVGGGMVGAAAALGLAQQGFQVAVVEQEMPAPFDAAYPPDLRISAIGYASVALLKELGAWPRVQQMRSAPYRRLETWEWANARVVFDAADIHLPELGFMVENRVLQLALWESLQEEERCQCYCPATPQNLQRTNDGWCLQLADGQQLTASLVIGADGANSQVRQWAGIGISGWQYRQSCMLIGIETSQPQQDVTWQQFTPSGPRAFLPLFDQWGSLVWYDSPQRIRQLQAMPLAQLDKEIAAAFPERLGTVKALSAGSFPLVRRHAQTYIKPGLVLLGDAAHTINPLAGQGVNLGYRDVEALLDVLINARNAGEAWASERVLRRYQCRRMPDNLMMQSGMDLFYNAFSNALPPLSFARNMALMVAQRAGVLKQRALKYAIGV, encoded by the coding sequence ATGCATTACGATGCGATTGTGGTTGGCGGTGGCATGGTTGGCGCGGCCGCGGCGCTTGGGTTGGCACAGCAAGGGTTTCAGGTTGCGGTAGTTGAGCAGGAAATGCCCGCGCCATTTGATGCTGCCTACCCGCCAGATTTACGGATCTCGGCGATTGGCTACGCGTCGGTTGCGTTGCTGAAAGAACTGGGCGCATGGCCACGAGTACAGCAAATGCGCAGCGCGCCATACCGCCGGCTGGAAACCTGGGAATGGGCGAATGCCAGAGTCGTTTTCGATGCTGCTGACATTCATCTGCCTGAGCTGGGCTTCATGGTTGAAAACCGCGTGCTGCAATTGGCGCTCTGGGAAAGCTTACAGGAAGAAGAACGTTGCCAATGTTACTGCCCGGCCACGCCGCAGAACCTGCAACGCACCAATGATGGCTGGTGCTTACAGCTTGCCGATGGGCAACAACTGACGGCTTCGCTGGTGATTGGCGCTGATGGCGCGAACTCTCAGGTTCGCCAGTGGGCGGGGATTGGCATCAGCGGCTGGCAGTATCGCCAGTCTTGTATGCTGATTGGTATTGAAACTTCGCAACCCCAGCAGGACGTCACCTGGCAGCAGTTCACGCCGAGCGGCCCGCGTGCGTTTTTGCCGCTATTTGACCAGTGGGGATCGCTGGTGTGGTACGACAGCCCGCAGCGTATTCGCCAGCTTCAGGCGATGCCGCTCGCTCAGTTGGATAAAGAAATTGCAGCCGCCTTTCCTGAGCGATTGGGCACGGTTAAAGCGCTCTCCGCCGGATCATTCCCGCTGGTCAGGCGCCATGCGCAAACCTATATCAAACCGGGCTTGGTGCTACTGGGCGATGCGGCGCATACCATCAACCCGCTGGCAGGGCAGGGGGTTAATCTGGGATATCGCGATGTCGAGGCGCTGTTGGACGTGCTGATTAATGCGCGTAATGCAGGAGAGGCGTGGGCCTCTGAGCGTGTGCTACGTCGCTATCAGTGTCGACGTATGCCGGATAACCTGATGATGCAAAGCGGGATGGATCTCTTCTATAACGCGTTCAGTAACGCGTTACCGCCGTTGAGTTTTGCGCGCAATATGGCGCTGATGGTTGCACAGCGCGCTGGCGTGTTAAAACAGCGCGCGTTGAAGTATGCCATTGGTGTCTGA
- the ybeY gene encoding rRNA maturation RNase YbeY, giving the protein MSQVILDLQIASEQAQGLPEEKDFQRWLEGVLPQFQEVSEVTIRIVDEAESRDLNNTYRGKDKPTNVLSFPFEVPPEVELPLLGDLIICRQVVEQEAAEQEKTVEEHWAHMVVHGSLHLLGYDHIEDSEAEEMEALETEIMQSMGYADPYLAEKDGLTE; this is encoded by the coding sequence ATGAGTCAGGTGATTCTCGATTTACAAATCGCCAGCGAGCAAGCACAGGGGTTACCGGAAGAGAAAGACTTTCAGCGCTGGCTGGAAGGCGTTCTGCCACAGTTTCAGGAAGTCTCTGAAGTCACCATCCGTATCGTGGATGAGGCCGAAAGTCGCGACCTGAATAACACCTACCGCGGGAAAGACAAACCGACCAACGTGCTGTCGTTTCCTTTTGAGGTTCCGCCTGAGGTCGAACTTCCTCTGCTTGGCGATTTAATCATCTGCCGTCAGGTTGTCGAACAAGAAGCCGCAGAGCAGGAAAAAACTGTAGAAGAGCACTGGGCGCACATGGTTGTCCATGGTAGCCTGCATCTGCTAGGGTATGACCATATCGAAGACAGCGAAGCCGAAGAAATGGAAGCGCTGGAAACCGAGATTATGCAAAGTATGGGTTATGCCGATCCTTACCTTGCAGAAAAAGATGGCCTCACCGAATAA
- a CDS encoding PhoH family protein — MNVTTKEIALEPADNQRLLSLCGPFDDNIKQLERRLGIEINRRDNQFKLVGKNLLTQAAADILQRLYVDTAPVRGVIGDIDPEQIHLAIKESRVLEQSAEHVPDYGKVVNIRTKRGVIKPRTPNQAQYVANILDHDITFGVGPAGTGKTYLAVAAAVDALERQDIRRILLTRPAVEAGEKLGFLPGDLSQKVDPYLRPLYDALFEMLGFERVEKLIERNVIEVAPLAYMRGRTLNDAFIILDESQNTTIEQMKMFLTRIGFNSKAVITGDVTQIDLPKNLKSGLRHAIEVLADVEEISFNFFHSEDVVRHPVVARIVNAYEAWENAEQKRKDALAEQRKREAQAAASDQEQK; from the coding sequence TTGAACGTAACGACAAAAGAAATTGCCCTTGAACCCGCAGATAACCAACGCCTGCTCAGCCTTTGCGGTCCATTTGATGACAATATTAAGCAGCTAGAGCGTCGTTTAGGCATCGAGATCAATCGCCGGGATAACCAGTTTAAACTGGTCGGCAAAAACCTGCTGACGCAAGCTGCCGCTGATATCCTGCAACGTCTGTATGTCGATACAGCCCCGGTACGTGGCGTCATCGGTGATATCGATCCTGAGCAAATTCACCTTGCGATTAAAGAATCCCGCGTGCTGGAGCAGTCTGCGGAACACGTTCCTGACTATGGCAAAGTGGTCAATATCCGCACCAAACGCGGCGTAATCAAACCGCGCACGCCAAATCAGGCACAATATGTCGCCAATATACTCGATCATGACATCACGTTTGGCGTTGGCCCGGCAGGAACGGGAAAAACCTACCTAGCCGTCGCTGCCGCCGTGGATGCATTGGAGCGTCAGGATATTCGCCGTATCCTGCTCACGCGACCAGCGGTCGAAGCCGGTGAGAAGCTGGGATTCCTGCCTGGCGATCTGAGCCAGAAAGTCGATCCTTACCTGCGACCACTTTATGATGCCCTGTTTGAAATGCTGGGCTTTGAGCGTGTCGAGAAGCTCATCGAACGCAACGTCATTGAAGTCGCGCCGCTGGCTTACATGCGTGGTCGAACGCTGAACGATGCTTTCATCATTCTGGATGAAAGCCAGAACACTACCATCGAACAGATGAAAATGTTCCTGACGCGTATCGGGTTCAACTCAAAAGCCGTCATCACCGGTGACGTCACGCAGATCGACCTGCCGAAGAATCTCAAATCCGGCTTACGCCACGCCATTGAAGTGCTGGCTGATGTGGAAGAAATTAGCTTTAACTTTTTCCATAGCGAAGACGTGGTGCGCCACCCAGTGGTCGCGCGGATTGTGAATGCCTATGAAGCGTGGGAAAATGCCGAGCAGAAACGTAAAGACGCCTTGGCAGAACAGCGTAAGCGTGAAGCACAGGCTGCGGCATCAGATCAGGAGCAAAAATGA
- the miaB gene encoding tRNA (N6-isopentenyl adenosine(37)-C2)-methylthiotransferase MiaB — translation MTKKLLIKTWGCQMNEYDSSKMADLLGSTHGYELTEIAEEADVLLLNTCSIREKAQEKVFHQLGRWKALKDLNPNLIIGVGGCVASQEGAHIRERAHYVDVIFGPQTLHRLPEMINHVQGTRSPIVDISFPEIEKFDRLPEPRAEGPTAFVSIMEGCNKYCTFCVVPYTRGEEVSRPCDDVLFEIAQLAAQGVREVNLLGQNVNAYRGETYDGEICSFAELLRLVAAIDGIDRIRFTTSHPIEFTDDIISVYEDTPELVSFLHLPVQSGSDRVLTMMKRRHTALEYKAIIRKLHNARPGILISSDFIVGFPGETQADFEQTMKLIADVNFDMSYSFVYSARPGTPAADMIDDVPEEEKKQRLYLLQERITQQAMRFSRLMLGTVQRILVEGTSRKSVMELSGRTENNRVVNFEGTPDMIGKFVDVEIVDVYTNSLRGIVVRTEDQMDLRVHESPSSVIARTRKENEIGVGFYQP, via the coding sequence ATGACAAAAAAACTGCTTATTAAAACCTGGGGCTGTCAGATGAATGAGTACGATTCATCAAAGATGGCTGATTTACTGGGAAGTACGCACGGCTATGAGCTGACTGAAATCGCTGAAGAAGCCGATGTCCTGCTGCTCAATACCTGTTCGATCCGTGAAAAGGCGCAGGAAAAGGTCTTCCATCAACTTGGCCGTTGGAAAGCGCTGAAAGATCTCAATCCGAATTTGATTATTGGTGTGGGTGGCTGCGTCGCCTCACAGGAAGGCGCGCATATTCGTGAACGTGCGCACTATGTTGACGTTATTTTTGGCCCACAAACCCTGCACCGTCTGCCGGAAATGATTAACCACGTTCAGGGCACACGCAGCCCTATCGTTGATATCAGTTTCCCTGAAATAGAAAAATTTGACCGTCTGCCAGAACCACGTGCCGAAGGGCCAACGGCATTCGTCTCCATCATGGAAGGTTGCAATAAATATTGCACATTCTGCGTGGTGCCTTATACCCGTGGGGAAGAAGTCAGCCGCCCGTGTGATGATGTCTTGTTTGAAATCGCTCAACTGGCAGCGCAAGGCGTACGTGAGGTCAACCTACTGGGACAGAACGTTAACGCCTATCGCGGCGAAACTTATGACGGTGAAATTTGTTCTTTTGCCGAACTGCTGCGTCTGGTCGCCGCTATTGACGGGATCGACCGTATCCGTTTTACCACCAGCCATCCCATTGAATTCACAGACGACATTATCAGCGTCTATGAAGACACGCCGGAACTGGTCAGCTTCCTGCATTTGCCAGTGCAAAGCGGTTCTGACCGTGTGCTGACGATGATGAAACGCCGCCATACCGCACTGGAATACAAAGCGATTATCCGTAAGTTGCATAACGCGCGTCCGGGCATCCTGATCAGTTCTGACTTTATCGTCGGCTTCCCTGGCGAAACGCAGGCTGACTTTGAACAAACGATGAAGCTGATTGCCGATGTGAATTTCGATATGAGCTACAGCTTTGTCTACTCCGCCCGCCCGGGAACACCGGCTGCTGACATGATCGATGACGTGCCGGAAGAAGAGAAAAAGCAGCGTTTGTACCTTCTGCAAGAGCGCATCACGCAGCAGGCAATGCGCTTCAGCCGCCTCATGTTGGGTACCGTCCAGCGTATTCTGGTGGAAGGTACCTCGCGTAAGAGCGTGATGGAGCTGTCTGGCCGTACGGAAAATAACCGCGTCGTCAACTTCGAAGGCACGCCGGATATGATCGGTAAATTCGTCGATGTGGAAATCGTTGATGTTTATACCAACTCCCTGCGTGGTATCGTCGTGCGCACCGAAGATCAAATGGATCTGCGCGTCCATGAATCACCGTCTTCCGTGATTGCGCGTACCCGCAAAGAGAATGAAATCGGCGTTGGGTTCTACCAGCCGTAA